The following are encoded in a window of Rosa chinensis cultivar Old Blush chromosome 4, RchiOBHm-V2, whole genome shotgun sequence genomic DNA:
- the LOC112198293 gene encoding heat shock protein 90-5, chloroplastic isoform X2, producing the protein MAPVLSRSLSTASLASLPSLTLRNPNKVLNLRSAFVPQNGLRKGFACGGLKWRLETQNRQVTVRCDAAVAEKEVANTPGEEFQYQAEVSRLMDLIVHSLYSHKEVFLRELVSNASDALDKLRFLSVTEPSLLGDAGELQIRIKPDPENGTITITDTGIGMTKEELIDCLGTIAQSGTSKFLTALKENKDLGADNGLIGQFGVGFYSAFLVADKVVVSTKSPRSDKQYVWESAAESSSYVIREETDPENIISRGTQIKLYLRPDDKYEFSEPARIQSLVKNYSQFVSFPIYTWQEKSRTVEVEEEEEPKEGEERKPEMRSSKEVEKDEYNEFYKKTFNEFLDPLAYTHFTTEGEVEFRSVLYIPGMAPMNNEDIANPKTKNIRLYVKRVFISDDFDGELFPRYLSFVKGVVDSNDLPLNVSREILQESRIVRIMRKRLVRKTFDMIQELSESENKEDYKKLWENFGRFLKLGCIEDSGNHKRITPLLRFYTSKSEEELTSLDEYVENMPETQNAIYYLATDSLKSARSAPFLEKLVQKDIEVLYLVEPIDEVAIQNLQTYKEKKFVDISKEDLELGDEDEVKDRETKQEYTLLCDWIKQQLGDQVAKVQVSKRLSSSPCVLVSGKFGWSANMERLMKAQALGDTSSLEFMRGRRIMEINPDHPIIKDLNAACKNAPESTDAKRAVALLFDTALISSGFTPDSPAELGNKIYEMMAMALGGRWGRLEDEEAEGKAADDNAAESDASAGEASEAEVVEASEVRAESDPWSE; encoded by the exons ATGGCTCCAGTCCTGAGCAGAAGCTTATCCACAGCCTCTCTTGCTTCACTTCCTTCCTTAACACTCAGAAACCCCAACAAGGTCTTGAACCTCAGAAGTGCCTTTGTGCCCCAAAATGGGCTCAGAAAGGGCTTTGCTTGCGGTGGTTTGAAGTGGAGGCTTGAGACCCAAAATAGGCAGGTCACTGTTCGCTGCGATGCGGCGGTCGCCGAGAAAGAGGTCGCCAATACGCCCGGTGAGGAATTCCAGTACCAAGCCGAG GTCAGTCGGCTAATGGATTTGATAGTGCACAGTCTATACAGCCACAAGGAGGTCTTCCTTAGAGAGCTTGTTAG TAATGCAAGTGATGCGTTGGACAAGTTGAGATTTTTGAGTGTGACTGAGCCCTCGCTGCTTGGAGATGCTGGTGAGCTACAGATACGCATCAAACCCGACCCAGAGAATGGGACTATCACTATAAC GGATACCGGTATTGGGATGACGAAAGAGGAACTCATTGATTGCCTTGGTACCATTGCTCAGAGTGGTACTTCAAAATTCTTGACTGCTCtgaag GAAAATAAGGATCTTGGTGCAGACAATGGTTTGATTGGTCAATTTGGTGTTGGGTTCTATTCTGCTTTTCTTGTTGCTGACAAG GTAGTTGTTTCTACAAAAAGCCCAAGATCAGACAAGCAATACGTCTGGGAATCAGCTGCTGAGAGTAGCTCTTATGTGATTAGGGAAGAAACTGATCCAGAAAATATCATTAGCCGTGGGACGCAGATCAAACTATATTTAAGG CCGGATGACAAGTATGAATTCTCAGAGCCTGCCCGGATCCAGAGTTTGGTGAAGAATTACTCGCAATTTGTTTCTTTCCCCATCTACACATGGCAAGAAAAGTCAAGGACTGTTGag gttgaagaggaggaagaaccaAAGGAAGGAGAAGAACGAAAGCCCGAG ATGCGGAGTTCAAAGGAAGTAGAAAAAGATGAGTACAATGAATTCTACAAGAAAACATTTAATGAGTTCTTGGATCCACTTGCTTACACTCACTTCACCACTGAG GGTGAGGTGGAATTCAGGAGTGTTCTTTATATTCCTGGGATGGCGCCAATGAACAATGAGGATATagcaaatccaaaaacaaagaacatTCGGTTATATGTGAAGAGGGTCTTTATCTCAGATGATTTTGATGGTGAACTA TTTCCAAGATACCTGAGCTTTGTAAAGGGTGTGGTGGATTCAAATGATCTTCCTCTTAACGTTTCCCGAGAGATTCTTCAAGAAAGTCGAATT GTAAGAATTATGAGAAAGAGACTTGTAAGGAAAACATTCGACATGATTCAAGAACTCTCTGAAAGTGAAAATAAAGAG GATTACAAGAAGTTATGGGAGAACTTCGGCAGGTTTCTGAAGTTGGGTTGTATTGAGGACTCTGGAAATCACAAGCGCATAACACCTCTGTTGCGGTTTTACACTTCAAAAAGTGAGGAAGAACTGACGAGTTTAGATGAATATGTTGAAAACATGCCTGAGACCCAGAATGCCATCTATTACTTGGCAACAGACAGTCTGAAAAGTGCAAGAAGTGCTCCATTCTTGGAAAAGTTGGTTCAGAAAGATATTGAG GTTTTGTATTTAGTTGAACCTATTGATGAAGTGGCGATCCAGAACCTACAAACCTACAAAGAGAAGAAGTTTGTGGACATTAGCAAGGAAGATTTGGAACTTG GTGATGAGGATGAGGTCAAGGACAGGGAGACTAAACAAGAATACACACTGCTCTGTGATTGGATAAAGCAACAACTTGGTGATCAGGTTGCAAAAGTCCAAGTCTCGAAGCGTCTAAGCTCATCTCCTTGTGTTCTTGTTTCGGGCAAGTTTGGATGGTCTGCTAATATGGAAAG ATTGATGAAAGCCCAGGCACTTGGAGATACTTCAAGTTTGGAGTTCATGAGGGGCAGGAGAATAATGGAAATTAACCCAGATCATCCTATCATTAAGGACCTAAAT GCTGCTTGCAAGAACGCCCCTGAGAGCACTGATGCCAAGAGAGCTGTAGCCCTCTTGTTTGACACAGCATTGATCTCCAGTGGATTCACT CCCGACAGCCCAGCTGAGTTGGGAAACAAGATATATGAGATGATGGCAATGGCCCTTGGAGGAAGATGGGGTAGACTGGAAGATGAGGAGGCAGAGGGAAAGGCAGCAGATGACAATGCCGCAGAATCTGATGCAAGCGCTGGCGAAGCCTCTGAAGCAGAAGTAGTTGAAGCATCAGAGGTGAGGGCAGAGAGCGATCCATGGAGTGAATAA
- the LOC112198293 gene encoding heat shock protein 90-5, chloroplastic isoform X1, which yields MAPVLSRSLSTASLASLPSLTLRNPNKVLNLRSAFVPQNGLRKGFACGGLKWRLETQNRQVTVRCDAAVAEKEVANTPGEEFQYQAEVSRLMDLIVHSLYSHKEVFLRELVSNASDALDKLRFLSVTEPSLLGDAGELQIRIKPDPENGTITITDTGIGMTKEELIDCLGTIAQSGTSKFLTALKENKDLGADNGLIGQFGVGFYSAFLVADKVVVSTKSPRSDKQYVWESAAESSSYVIREETDPENIISRGTQIKLYLRPDDKYEFSEPARIQSLVKNYSQFVSFPIYTWQEKSRTVEVEEEEEPKEGEERKPEGEKKKKTITEKYWDWELANETKPIWMRSSKEVEKDEYNEFYKKTFNEFLDPLAYTHFTTEGEVEFRSVLYIPGMAPMNNEDIANPKTKNIRLYVKRVFISDDFDGELFPRYLSFVKGVVDSNDLPLNVSREILQESRIVRIMRKRLVRKTFDMIQELSESENKEDYKKLWENFGRFLKLGCIEDSGNHKRITPLLRFYTSKSEEELTSLDEYVENMPETQNAIYYLATDSLKSARSAPFLEKLVQKDIEVLYLVEPIDEVAIQNLQTYKEKKFVDISKEDLELGDEDEVKDRETKQEYTLLCDWIKQQLGDQVAKVQVSKRLSSSPCVLVSGKFGWSANMERLMKAQALGDTSSLEFMRGRRIMEINPDHPIIKDLNAACKNAPESTDAKRAVALLFDTALISSGFTPDSPAELGNKIYEMMAMALGGRWGRLEDEEAEGKAADDNAAESDASAGEASEAEVVEASEVRAESDPWSE from the exons ATGGCTCCAGTCCTGAGCAGAAGCTTATCCACAGCCTCTCTTGCTTCACTTCCTTCCTTAACACTCAGAAACCCCAACAAGGTCTTGAACCTCAGAAGTGCCTTTGTGCCCCAAAATGGGCTCAGAAAGGGCTTTGCTTGCGGTGGTTTGAAGTGGAGGCTTGAGACCCAAAATAGGCAGGTCACTGTTCGCTGCGATGCGGCGGTCGCCGAGAAAGAGGTCGCCAATACGCCCGGTGAGGAATTCCAGTACCAAGCCGAG GTCAGTCGGCTAATGGATTTGATAGTGCACAGTCTATACAGCCACAAGGAGGTCTTCCTTAGAGAGCTTGTTAG TAATGCAAGTGATGCGTTGGACAAGTTGAGATTTTTGAGTGTGACTGAGCCCTCGCTGCTTGGAGATGCTGGTGAGCTACAGATACGCATCAAACCCGACCCAGAGAATGGGACTATCACTATAAC GGATACCGGTATTGGGATGACGAAAGAGGAACTCATTGATTGCCTTGGTACCATTGCTCAGAGTGGTACTTCAAAATTCTTGACTGCTCtgaag GAAAATAAGGATCTTGGTGCAGACAATGGTTTGATTGGTCAATTTGGTGTTGGGTTCTATTCTGCTTTTCTTGTTGCTGACAAG GTAGTTGTTTCTACAAAAAGCCCAAGATCAGACAAGCAATACGTCTGGGAATCAGCTGCTGAGAGTAGCTCTTATGTGATTAGGGAAGAAACTGATCCAGAAAATATCATTAGCCGTGGGACGCAGATCAAACTATATTTAAGG CCGGATGACAAGTATGAATTCTCAGAGCCTGCCCGGATCCAGAGTTTGGTGAAGAATTACTCGCAATTTGTTTCTTTCCCCATCTACACATGGCAAGAAAAGTCAAGGACTGTTGag gttgaagaggaggaagaaccaAAGGAAGGAGAAGAACGAAAGCCCGAG ggtgagaagaaaaagaagactaTAACTGAGAAGTATTGGGATTGGGAATTAGCCAATGAAACAAAGCCTATATGG ATGCGGAGTTCAAAGGAAGTAGAAAAAGATGAGTACAATGAATTCTACAAGAAAACATTTAATGAGTTCTTGGATCCACTTGCTTACACTCACTTCACCACTGAG GGTGAGGTGGAATTCAGGAGTGTTCTTTATATTCCTGGGATGGCGCCAATGAACAATGAGGATATagcaaatccaaaaacaaagaacatTCGGTTATATGTGAAGAGGGTCTTTATCTCAGATGATTTTGATGGTGAACTA TTTCCAAGATACCTGAGCTTTGTAAAGGGTGTGGTGGATTCAAATGATCTTCCTCTTAACGTTTCCCGAGAGATTCTTCAAGAAAGTCGAATT GTAAGAATTATGAGAAAGAGACTTGTAAGGAAAACATTCGACATGATTCAAGAACTCTCTGAAAGTGAAAATAAAGAG GATTACAAGAAGTTATGGGAGAACTTCGGCAGGTTTCTGAAGTTGGGTTGTATTGAGGACTCTGGAAATCACAAGCGCATAACACCTCTGTTGCGGTTTTACACTTCAAAAAGTGAGGAAGAACTGACGAGTTTAGATGAATATGTTGAAAACATGCCTGAGACCCAGAATGCCATCTATTACTTGGCAACAGACAGTCTGAAAAGTGCAAGAAGTGCTCCATTCTTGGAAAAGTTGGTTCAGAAAGATATTGAG GTTTTGTATTTAGTTGAACCTATTGATGAAGTGGCGATCCAGAACCTACAAACCTACAAAGAGAAGAAGTTTGTGGACATTAGCAAGGAAGATTTGGAACTTG GTGATGAGGATGAGGTCAAGGACAGGGAGACTAAACAAGAATACACACTGCTCTGTGATTGGATAAAGCAACAACTTGGTGATCAGGTTGCAAAAGTCCAAGTCTCGAAGCGTCTAAGCTCATCTCCTTGTGTTCTTGTTTCGGGCAAGTTTGGATGGTCTGCTAATATGGAAAG ATTGATGAAAGCCCAGGCACTTGGAGATACTTCAAGTTTGGAGTTCATGAGGGGCAGGAGAATAATGGAAATTAACCCAGATCATCCTATCATTAAGGACCTAAAT GCTGCTTGCAAGAACGCCCCTGAGAGCACTGATGCCAAGAGAGCTGTAGCCCTCTTGTTTGACACAGCATTGATCTCCAGTGGATTCACT CCCGACAGCCCAGCTGAGTTGGGAAACAAGATATATGAGATGATGGCAATGGCCCTTGGAGGAAGATGGGGTAGACTGGAAGATGAGGAGGCAGAGGGAAAGGCAGCAGATGACAATGCCGCAGAATCTGATGCAAGCGCTGGCGAAGCCTCTGAAGCAGAAGTAGTTGAAGCATCAGAGGTGAGGGCAGAGAGCGATCCATGGAGTGAATAA
- the LOC112198293 gene encoding heat shock protein 90-5, chloroplastic isoform X3, translated as MAPVLSRSLSTASLASLPSLTLRNPNKVLNLRSAFVPQNGLRKGFACGGLKWRLETQNRQVTVRCDAAVAEKEVANTPGEEFQYQAEVSRLMDLIVHSLYSHKEVFLRELVSNASDALDKLRFLSVTEPSLLGDAGELQIRIKPDPENGTITITDTGIGMTKEELIDCLGTIAQSGTSKFLTALKENKDLGADNGLIGQFGVGFYSAFLVADKVVVSTKSPRSDKQYVWESAAESSSYVIREETDPENIISRGTQIKLYLRPDDKYEFSEPARIQSLVKNYSQFVSFPIYTWQEKSRTVEVEEEEEPKEGEERKPEGEKKKKTITEKYWDWELANETKPIWMRSSKEVEKDEYNEFYKKTFNEFLDPLAYTHFTTEGEVEFRSVLYIPGMAPMNNEDIANPKTKNIRLYVKRVFISDDFDGELFPRYLSFVKGVVDSNDLPLNVSREILQESRIDYKKLWENFGRFLKLGCIEDSGNHKRITPLLRFYTSKSEEELTSLDEYVENMPETQNAIYYLATDSLKSARSAPFLEKLVQKDIEVLYLVEPIDEVAIQNLQTYKEKKFVDISKEDLELGDEDEVKDRETKQEYTLLCDWIKQQLGDQVAKVQVSKRLSSSPCVLVSGKFGWSANMERLMKAQALGDTSSLEFMRGRRIMEINPDHPIIKDLNAACKNAPESTDAKRAVALLFDTALISSGFTPDSPAELGNKIYEMMAMALGGRWGRLEDEEAEGKAADDNAAESDASAGEASEAEVVEASEVRAESDPWSE; from the exons ATGGCTCCAGTCCTGAGCAGAAGCTTATCCACAGCCTCTCTTGCTTCACTTCCTTCCTTAACACTCAGAAACCCCAACAAGGTCTTGAACCTCAGAAGTGCCTTTGTGCCCCAAAATGGGCTCAGAAAGGGCTTTGCTTGCGGTGGTTTGAAGTGGAGGCTTGAGACCCAAAATAGGCAGGTCACTGTTCGCTGCGATGCGGCGGTCGCCGAGAAAGAGGTCGCCAATACGCCCGGTGAGGAATTCCAGTACCAAGCCGAG GTCAGTCGGCTAATGGATTTGATAGTGCACAGTCTATACAGCCACAAGGAGGTCTTCCTTAGAGAGCTTGTTAG TAATGCAAGTGATGCGTTGGACAAGTTGAGATTTTTGAGTGTGACTGAGCCCTCGCTGCTTGGAGATGCTGGTGAGCTACAGATACGCATCAAACCCGACCCAGAGAATGGGACTATCACTATAAC GGATACCGGTATTGGGATGACGAAAGAGGAACTCATTGATTGCCTTGGTACCATTGCTCAGAGTGGTACTTCAAAATTCTTGACTGCTCtgaag GAAAATAAGGATCTTGGTGCAGACAATGGTTTGATTGGTCAATTTGGTGTTGGGTTCTATTCTGCTTTTCTTGTTGCTGACAAG GTAGTTGTTTCTACAAAAAGCCCAAGATCAGACAAGCAATACGTCTGGGAATCAGCTGCTGAGAGTAGCTCTTATGTGATTAGGGAAGAAACTGATCCAGAAAATATCATTAGCCGTGGGACGCAGATCAAACTATATTTAAGG CCGGATGACAAGTATGAATTCTCAGAGCCTGCCCGGATCCAGAGTTTGGTGAAGAATTACTCGCAATTTGTTTCTTTCCCCATCTACACATGGCAAGAAAAGTCAAGGACTGTTGag gttgaagaggaggaagaaccaAAGGAAGGAGAAGAACGAAAGCCCGAG ggtgagaagaaaaagaagactaTAACTGAGAAGTATTGGGATTGGGAATTAGCCAATGAAACAAAGCCTATATGG ATGCGGAGTTCAAAGGAAGTAGAAAAAGATGAGTACAATGAATTCTACAAGAAAACATTTAATGAGTTCTTGGATCCACTTGCTTACACTCACTTCACCACTGAG GGTGAGGTGGAATTCAGGAGTGTTCTTTATATTCCTGGGATGGCGCCAATGAACAATGAGGATATagcaaatccaaaaacaaagaacatTCGGTTATATGTGAAGAGGGTCTTTATCTCAGATGATTTTGATGGTGAACTA TTTCCAAGATACCTGAGCTTTGTAAAGGGTGTGGTGGATTCAAATGATCTTCCTCTTAACGTTTCCCGAGAGATTCTTCAAGAAAGTCGAATT GATTACAAGAAGTTATGGGAGAACTTCGGCAGGTTTCTGAAGTTGGGTTGTATTGAGGACTCTGGAAATCACAAGCGCATAACACCTCTGTTGCGGTTTTACACTTCAAAAAGTGAGGAAGAACTGACGAGTTTAGATGAATATGTTGAAAACATGCCTGAGACCCAGAATGCCATCTATTACTTGGCAACAGACAGTCTGAAAAGTGCAAGAAGTGCTCCATTCTTGGAAAAGTTGGTTCAGAAAGATATTGAG GTTTTGTATTTAGTTGAACCTATTGATGAAGTGGCGATCCAGAACCTACAAACCTACAAAGAGAAGAAGTTTGTGGACATTAGCAAGGAAGATTTGGAACTTG GTGATGAGGATGAGGTCAAGGACAGGGAGACTAAACAAGAATACACACTGCTCTGTGATTGGATAAAGCAACAACTTGGTGATCAGGTTGCAAAAGTCCAAGTCTCGAAGCGTCTAAGCTCATCTCCTTGTGTTCTTGTTTCGGGCAAGTTTGGATGGTCTGCTAATATGGAAAG ATTGATGAAAGCCCAGGCACTTGGAGATACTTCAAGTTTGGAGTTCATGAGGGGCAGGAGAATAATGGAAATTAACCCAGATCATCCTATCATTAAGGACCTAAAT GCTGCTTGCAAGAACGCCCCTGAGAGCACTGATGCCAAGAGAGCTGTAGCCCTCTTGTTTGACACAGCATTGATCTCCAGTGGATTCACT CCCGACAGCCCAGCTGAGTTGGGAAACAAGATATATGAGATGATGGCAATGGCCCTTGGAGGAAGATGGGGTAGACTGGAAGATGAGGAGGCAGAGGGAAAGGCAGCAGATGACAATGCCGCAGAATCTGATGCAAGCGCTGGCGAAGCCTCTGAAGCAGAAGTAGTTGAAGCATCAGAGGTGAGGGCAGAGAGCGATCCATGGAGTGAATAA